Sequence from the Gemmatimonadota bacterium genome:
GACCGGTACTGGCCCATGGCCATTACCACGCGATGAGGAGCGGACCAGGGGCCCTCGAGCGAGCGCGACGCCGCAACCCCCCAACATTCGCCGCCTGGCGGGCCCGCCGCATCACTGTACTGCTGGTCGCCGCGACCGCCTGCCGGGCGGAGCCCGAGCGGCAGGAGCAGCCGGCCGGGGCGCCCCAACCCGATACGTCGCAGGAGGTACCCACAATGGCGCTCTCCATGACCTCGATCGCCTTCCCCGAACAGGGGCAGATCCCGCGCCGCTACACCTGCGAGGGCGACGACGTCTCTCCCCCGCTCGCCTGGACCGGCGGCCCCGACGGTACCCAGAGCTTCGCCCTCATTGTCGATGACCCCGACGCACCCGACCCCCGCGCACCCAAGCGCACCTGGGTCCACTGGGTGCTCTACAACCTGCCAGCTACCGCCAGTGGCTTGACCGAAGCAGCGGCGCCCGGCGATCTGCCCCAGGGCACGCGACAGGGACGAAACGATTGGGGACGCACCGGCTACGGCGGTCCTTGCCCGCCCGTCGGCCGCCACCGCTACTTCCACAAGCTGTACGCGCTGGACACCTCGCTCGACGACCTGCAACAGCCCACCAAGGCCGACCTCGAGAAGGCCATGGAAGGCCACGTGCTAGCCCGCGCCGAGCTGGTCGGCACGTACGAGAAGCGGAAACAGTAACCCCCGGCGACCGCACCTTTCCGCTCCCCACCCACAAACCGATGGGATTCCCCACCCGCGTCTCCGCCCCTGGCTTCACCGCCTCCGCGTCCCCCCGCGCCGCGCTCCGGACGGGCCTCGGGGAACGCCTGGCGGCGTTTGCAGAAATTCCTAATTTTCTCCAGCGCGCCGCGTCCCGCCGCGCCCCAGATACATCTGCCTAACACGTTGTGCCACAATTAGATCTGCGATTGGACGGCGAACGCAGACCGAATCGACTTGAACGAAAACCGAAAGACTTGACGGGCGCAGGCGAAGGCTTTATCCTTGCGCTCAGACGTTGCGGGAGGCGGTCTCCACCCGCAATGTCAGGCCGACCGGCGGGACGCTGCCGGAAGGTCGCTCGAGAGGGGTTCGGCCCTGAGCGAGCCGGTTGCGGGGTCGCTGGACGCAACCGAAGCCCCGAAAGCTAGGGGCGCCTGAGCCTTGACCGCGAGGCGAGGGAAAGGGAAGCTGGTCCGGTCACCGCACGTGGTGACGTCGAACCGAAGGGACCGGATCCCGCCAGCGGAGGGAAAGCCCCCAGGAAGCGGCGTGCCGCATCTGGGGGCTTTCTACATCCAGCCCGGCACTCAGCCGCAAGAGGGGGAGGAGCGCTGTTGGCCAGAAACTGAGTGCCGGGTTGCCGCACTGCGGCCGGCACTGCAAACTGAGGTGCATGTGTGGGCGCTTCTCGCTGGCCGTGTCGCAGGCCGACCTCTTCGACGAGTTCGGGCTGCCTGAGGTCCCCTTCGACTACCGCCCCCGCTACAACATCGCACCCACTCAGCCCGTGCTCGCCCTGCGCCTGCGCGAGGGCGTGCCGCGACTAGGCTTCCTGCGCTGGGGGCTGATACCGCACTGGGCGCCCGGCCCCGCCACCGGCAGCCGCTTGATCAACGCCCGCATCGAGACGGTCGCCTCCCGCCCTGCCTTCCGCGACCCCCTGCGCTGGCGCCGCTGCCTGCTCCTCGCCGACGGCTTCTACGAGTGGAAGCGCGAAGGCTCCGGCAGCGCGCCGTTCCGGGTACGACTGCCCTCCGCGCGCCCCTTCGCGTTTGCCGGCCTGTGGGACCGCTGGCGCGCACCCGACTCCGAGCTCGTCGGCTCTTGTGCCATCCTCACCACGCGCGCCAACGACTGCATCCGGCCGATCCACGGCCGCATGCCCGTCATCCTGGGCGACGCCGCCACTCGTGAGGCCTGGCTGGACCCGGAAGTCGACACCCAAAGCCTGCTGCGCCGCGTGGATGCGGTCGCGTCGGCGCTCGATCTGCACGCCTACCCCGTCTCGCGCCTGGTCAACTCGCCCGACAACGACTCGCCCGAGTGCCTCGAACCGCTCTAACTGCAACCCCTTCCCGCTCTCACTCCTTTTTCCGTACCCGCACCCGTACC
This genomic interval carries:
- a CDS encoding YbhB/YbcL family Raf kinase inhibitor-like protein, whose translation is MALSMTSIAFPEQGQIPRRYTCEGDDVSPPLAWTGGPDGTQSFALIVDDPDAPDPRAPKRTWVHWVLYNLPATASGLTEAAAPGDLPQGTRQGRNDWGRTGYGGPCPPVGRHRYFHKLYALDTSLDDLQQPTKADLEKAMEGHVLARAELVGTYEKRKQ
- a CDS encoding SOS response-associated peptidase, with translation MCGRFSLAVSQADLFDEFGLPEVPFDYRPRYNIAPTQPVLALRLREGVPRLGFLRWGLIPHWAPGPATGSRLINARIETVASRPAFRDPLRWRRCLLLADGFYEWKREGSGSAPFRVRLPSARPFAFAGLWDRWRAPDSELVGSCAILTTRANDCIRPIHGRMPVILGDAATREAWLDPEVDTQSLLRRVDAVASALDLHAYPVSRLVNSPDNDSPECLEPL